In Helicobacter sp. 12S02232-10, the following proteins share a genomic window:
- a CDS encoding glycosyltransferase yields MRNIEFQLLGKADENNPSAISRTQISKWEKEGIIIYLGTTEDVREYLANASCIVLPSNYREGIPRVLLEAMATHKPIITTTVPGCKEMVANAKQDKFDGILIGDNGILCQPKDSLSLNKAIEYFLNLSPQERYKMGRSGGEFVKKFDIKKIIAFYKSRLNIQPQKLSFTSNTSFGMYHFRLEVLKELQNEGFIIHILSPKDDYSDKLIQEGFFHHPIKMDPKGLNPLKDLQTFLQIKKILRSISPAISFNYTIKPVIYASLACRILKIPTINIITGLGYVFTNKSFKKRILRALVSKMYQISLKKSREVWFLNLDDKKEFINKNIISSQKAFLLESEGINLEYFTPNDNNTPQNKDVFLFIARMLWDKGVGEFVQVAKAFKTPKNQ; encoded by the coding sequence ATGCGCAATATAGAATTCCAACTTCTTGGAAAAGCTGATGAAAATAATCCCTCAGCAATTTCGCGTACTCAAATCTCAAAATGGGAAAAAGAAGGCATTATCATCTATTTGGGAACGACTGAAGATGTGAGAGAATACCTTGCAAATGCATCTTGCATCGTTTTACCCAGTAACTATCGCGAGGGGATTCCAAGAGTATTATTAGAAGCAATGGCAACCCATAAGCCCATCATTACAACTACAGTCCCTGGTTGCAAAGAAATGGTTGCAAATGCCAAACAAGATAAATTCGATGGAATCCTTATTGGAGATAACGGCATCTTATGCCAACCCAAAGACAGCCTTTCTCTCAATAAGGCCATAGAATATTTTTTAAATCTAAGCCCGCAAGAACGCTATAAAATGGGTAGATCAGGCGGAGAATTTGTCAAAAAATTCGATATAAAAAAAATCATTGCATTCTACAAAAGCAGGCTTAATATCCAACCCCAAAAACTTAGCTTTACTTCCAATACTTCTTTTGGAATGTATCATTTCAGACTTGAAGTTTTAAAAGAACTTCAAAATGAGGGTTTTATTATCCATATTTTATCCCCGAAAGACGATTATAGCGACAAGCTCATCCAAGAGGGTTTTTTTCATCATCCCATTAAAATGGATCCCAAAGGACTCAACCCCTTAAAAGATTTGCAAACTTTTTTGCAGATCAAAAAAATCCTTCGCTCCATCTCGCCTGCCATCAGTTTTAATTACACTATAAAACCAGTTATTTACGCTTCTTTGGCGTGCAGGATACTAAAAATCCCGACAATCAATATCATCACAGGACTTGGCTATGTCTTCACAAACAAAAGCTTTAAAAAAAGAATTTTAAGGGCGTTAGTCTCTAAAATGTATCAAATATCTCTCAAAAAAAGCAGAGAAGTTTGGTTTCTCAATCTTGATGACAAAAAAGAATTTATCAATAAAAACATCATTTCAAGCCAAAAGGCTTTTCTGTTAGAAAGTGAGGGGATTAATCTAGAATATTTTACACCTAATGACAACAATACCCCGCAAAACAAAGATGTCTTTTTATTCATCGCAAGAATGCTTTGGGACAAAGGAGTGGGCGAGTTTGTCCAAGTGGCCAAAGCATTCAAAACTCCAAAAAATCAATGA
- a CDS encoding glycosyltransferase family 2 protein: MQPKISIIIPVYNAEKYIRRCLDSCIHQTLKEIEIIVVDDCGNDDSIKIAQEYASKDLRITILYHIQNSGSFQARKTGIEYAKGLYCMFCDSDDFLDTQACENALNIITVKKVDILALKMQHFPKTFKRINPYIYKGRFRNNQMRQIFAKSRDAESLGNKIISTQVLKSACKTLDFVKNPLLFSEDGLLLLVASFYAQSYYGQDNIIYYYCDNEQSITRQNTIKNLYRKYIDLEYILDILEELKIIFPNYADFIKSYGNKTASMLIMQARFFKKEHFYQAHRILSKYNFSKKTLPASIYIKSVFLSLRYHFRWQNLIRLITYLISFGKIRI; the protein is encoded by the coding sequence ATGCAGCCTAAAATTTCTATCATTATCCCAGTTTATAATGCTGAAAAATATATTCGCAGATGTTTGGATTCTTGCATCCATCAGACCTTAAAAGAAATAGAAATTATTGTTGTAGATGATTGTGGAAATGACGACTCTATTAAAATAGCCCAAGAATATGCAAGTAAGGATTTAAGAATTACTATTTTATATCACATTCAAAATTCAGGATCATTTCAAGCTAGAAAAACAGGGATAGAATATGCAAAAGGTCTTTATTGTATGTTTTGCGATAGTGATGATTTTTTAGACACTCAAGCTTGTGAAAATGCTCTTAATATCATAACAGTTAAAAAAGTTGATATATTAGCCCTCAAAATGCAACATTTTCCAAAAACCTTTAAGCGCATTAATCCCTATATCTATAAGGGCAGATTTAGGAACAATCAAATGCGTCAAATTTTTGCCAAAAGTAGGGATGCAGAAAGTTTAGGGAATAAAATTATTTCTACTCAAGTGTTAAAATCAGCCTGCAAAACACTAGATTTTGTGAAAAACCCCCTTCTATTTTCTGAAGACGGGTTATTGTTATTGGTCGCAAGTTTTTATGCCCAAAGCTATTATGGTCAAGACAATATAATATATTATTATTGTGATAACGAACAATCTATAACGCGTCAAAATACAATAAAAAATTTATATAGAAAATATATAGATTTAGAATATATTTTAGATATATTAGAGGAATTGAAAATAATTTTTCCTAATTATGCAGATTTCATCAAAAGTTATGGTAATAAAACTGCAAGTATGTTGATTATGCAAGCTCGATTTTTTAAAAAAGAGCATTTCTATCAAGCCCATAGAATTTTAAGTAAATATAATTTTTCCAAAAAAACCTTACCTGCAAGCATTTATATAAAATCAGTATTTCTATCTTTACGCTATCATTTCAGATGGCAAAATTTAATTAGATTGATCACCTATTTAATTAGTTTTGGAAAAATAAGAATCTAG
- the wecB gene encoding UDP-N-acetylglucosamine 2-epimerase (non-hydrolyzing): MMQNPLFSAQKPLRILFMRSNPCNPDVKVLKEVNSLLKANTQIKILAWDRGSQTDSISIQNLKNGNVLIEKIGIKASYGGGIKNVFPFLKFQIKAFLYLFKNHKNFDCFHACDFDTAFVAFIASIFFKKILIYDIFDYYIDAYSVPKKIKFLIKKIDTLIINKAEVCILCSEERQVQILPAKPKKLVIIHNSPSDFKHQDTLGKLNANKIKIAYVGIFQEGRYLSELLEMVACNKDFELHIAGFGVLESKIKQYAQKYSNILFYGKISYEVTLELEQKCDVIPALYEPTIKNHQFAAPNKFYESLFLGKPTVMIKNTGMSQIIQKYQIGEVIEFSMQNLETAIRECCKTDNEEKAVRRKKIYKEFYSWEVMEQRLFSIYQSFSPNFFKKPIICAIFGTRPEAIKMCPLIKELKQNQSFDTIVILSGQHKDMVNPILKIFKLKEDYNLCIATKNQTPQSVTIKILTALEQIFQNFKPNIVLVHGDTSTSFASSLACFYHQIPIGHIEAGLRTYNIKAPFPEEFNRQAISLITNLHFAPTPLSRQNLINEQKNPQDIFVVGNTAIDALKTTIKKDYHSLIFEWIGKDKLIVLTAHRRENIPQGLENIFKAVKMLLEAMPNLKIIYPIHPNPIIQKIAKKILNDLKNIKIIPPLDVVDFHNLLNRCDLILTDSGGIQEEAPSLGKPVLVLRDTTERIEGVEAGTLKLVGTNSLKIFEESFKLLNDSKLYDKIAKIKNPYGDGHSSQKIVQILADFIHSDKISRKGGGAYKIKTALLFPQEELYAA, encoded by the coding sequence ATGATGCAAAATCCTCTCTTTTCTGCTCAAAAACCTCTCAGAATCCTTTTTATGCGCTCCAATCCCTGCAATCCCGATGTTAAAGTTTTAAAAGAAGTTAATTCTCTCTTAAAAGCCAACACTCAAATCAAGATTTTAGCTTGGGATAGGGGCAGTCAAACGGATTCAATTTCAATTCAAAATCTTAAAAATGGAAATGTACTGATTGAAAAAATAGGGATAAAAGCGAGCTATGGAGGAGGAATAAAAAATGTCTTTCCATTTTTAAAATTTCAAATCAAAGCATTTCTTTATTTATTCAAAAATCACAAAAATTTTGATTGTTTTCACGCCTGTGACTTTGATACAGCTTTTGTGGCATTTATCGCATCAATATTTTTCAAAAAAATACTCATTTATGATATTTTTGATTATTATATTGATGCTTACAGCGTGCCAAAAAAAATTAAATTTTTAATAAAAAAAATTGATACTTTGATTATCAATAAAGCCGAAGTATGCATCCTCTGTTCTGAAGAAAGACAAGTTCAGATATTGCCTGCAAAGCCAAAAAAACTTGTTATTATTCATAATTCACCTTCTGATTTTAAACATCAAGACACTCTTGGCAAATTAAATGCTAATAAAATCAAAATTGCCTATGTTGGTATATTTCAAGAAGGTCGTTATCTATCAGAGCTTCTTGAAATGGTTGCTTGCAATAAAGATTTTGAACTCCATATTGCAGGATTTGGAGTTTTAGAGTCCAAAATAAAACAATACGCCCAAAAATATTCAAATATTCTGTTTTATGGAAAGATTTCTTATGAAGTTACATTAGAATTGGAACAAAAATGCGATGTAATACCAGCACTCTATGAACCAACTATAAAAAATCATCAATTTGCTGCACCTAATAAATTTTACGAATCGCTATTCCTTGGGAAACCTACCGTGATGATTAAGAATACAGGAATGAGTCAAATCATTCAAAAATATCAAATCGGAGAGGTCATCGAATTTTCTATGCAAAATTTAGAAACTGCCATAAGAGAATGTTGTAAAACTGATAATGAGGAAAAAGCAGTTAGAAGAAAAAAAATCTATAAAGAATTTTATTCTTGGGAAGTAATGGAGCAAAGACTTTTTTCTATCTATCAAAGTTTTTCTCCTAATTTTTTTAAAAAACCTATTATTTGTGCAATTTTTGGAACTAGACCCGAAGCAATCAAAATGTGTCCACTTATCAAAGAACTCAAGCAGAATCAAAGTTTTGACACGATTGTGATTTTAAGTGGCCAACATAAAGATATGGTCAATCCAATACTTAAAATTTTTAAACTTAAAGAAGATTATAATCTTTGCATTGCCACCAAAAATCAAACTCCTCAGTCTGTTACCATAAAAATTCTCACAGCCCTTGAGCAGATTTTTCAAAACTTTAAGCCAAATATTGTCTTGGTTCACGGAGATACCTCAACCTCATTTGCTTCAAGCCTAGCTTGCTTTTATCACCAGATACCTATAGGACACATTGAAGCAGGATTACGCACTTATAATATTAAAGCCCCCTTCCCTGAGGAATTTAATCGCCAAGCAATCAGTTTAATCACAAACTTACACTTTGCCCCTACCCCATTAAGCAGGCAAAATCTTATCAATGAACAAAAAAATCCTCAAGATATCTTTGTCGTAGGAAATACGGCCATTGATGCTCTAAAAACAACTATTAAAAAAGACTATCATTCTTTGATTTTTGAGTGGATTGGAAAGGATAAGCTTATTGTCTTAACTGCACATAGAAGAGAGAATATCCCGCAAGGCTTAGAAAATATTTTTAAGGCTGTTAAAATGCTTCTTGAAGCAATGCCAAACCTAAAAATCATCTACCCCATTCATCCTAACCCTATCATTCAAAAAATTGCAAAAAAAATTTTAAACGACTTAAAAAATATCAAAATCATTCCTCCTTTGGACGTAGTTGATTTTCACAATCTCTTAAATCGCTGTGATCTTATCCTTACTGATAGTGGTGGCATTCAAGAAGAAGCGCCTAGTCTTGGTAAGCCAGTTTTGGTCTTGCGTGATACAACCGAAAGAATTGAAGGGGTTGAAGCGGGCACATTAAAATTGGTAGGGACAAATAGCTTAAAAATCTTTGAAGAATCTTTTAAACTCTTAAATGATTCAAAGCTATATGACAAAATTGCAAAGATAAAAAATCCTTATGGAGATGGGCATTCAAGTCAAAAAATTGTACAAATCTTAGCAGATTTTATCCATAGCGATAAAATTTCTCGTAAGGGGGGGGGGGCATATAAAATAAAAACTGCTTTGCTCTTCCCTCAAGAAGAGTTATATGCAGCCTAA
- a CDS encoding glycosyltransferase family 2 protein — MPKTEEFIKVSIITVVYNDIAHIAQTIESILSQTYPNIEYIIIDGDSTDGTKEIIQNYIDTKPACFKHSITKFVSEKDKGVYDAMNKAMKFANGEWCNFMNSGDIFHKNTTIEEIFREYQKLSDKKISVFYGDVRIIFDTKHSKIVKSAPNNYKCHHRFNLNHQSAFINTKIQKIYPYDTRFKIAADSDFFTKIYHLGHKFQKFEIVVCDFNLEGISSSLSWKIFSEFCTIGYKYNKLYPIMLGTKYIFWNIPRTILRNLLPKKYRNFARVKFGAKKQ, encoded by the coding sequence ATGCCTAAAACTGAAGAATTCATCAAGGTTTCAATTATCACCGTCGTTTATAATGATATTGCTCATATAGCTCAAACCATTGAATCAATTCTTTCACAAACCTATCCAAACATAGAATACATTATTATTGATGGAGACAGCACTGATGGCACAAAAGAAATAATTCAGAACTATATAGATACCAAGCCTGCCTGTTTCAAACACTCTATTACAAAATTTGTCAGCGAAAAAGATAAAGGTGTTTATGATGCAATGAACAAAGCAATGAAGTTTGCCAATGGCGAATGGTGTAATTTTATGAATAGTGGGGATATTTTTCATAAAAATACTACTATAGAAGAAATATTTAGAGAATATCAAAAATTATCTGATAAAAAAATAAGCGTGTTTTATGGAGATGTGCGGATTATTTTTGACACAAAACATTCCAAAATTGTAAAAAGCGCACCAAACAATTATAAATGCCATCATCGTTTCAATCTCAACCACCAATCTGCATTTATTAATACTAAAATCCAAAAAATTTATCCTTATGATACTCGATTTAAAATTGCTGCTGATTCAGATTTTTTTACAAAAATCTATCATCTTGGTCATAAATTTCAAAAATTTGAAATCGTGGTTTGCGATTTCAATCTAGAAGGCATTTCAAGTTCTTTATCTTGGAAAATATTTTCAGAATTCTGCACAATCGGTTACAAATACAATAAACTTTATCCTATTATGCTTGGAACGAAATATATATTTTGGAATATTCCACGAACAATTTTACGCAACCTCTTGCCTAAAAAATACAGAAATTTTGCAAGGGTAAAATTTGGTGCAAAAAAGCAATGA
- a CDS encoding glycosyltransferase family 9 protein, whose protein sequence is MKTFFKKILKKIRNLIFSIIDSCACHTAPKFNPQSLIIIRTDAIGDYILFRNFLEVLKKFYPNYQITFLGNSIYQDFALHLDGKFIDQFIWFDRNAFLKNPFYRAKFIASVTKITYDYLLDPIYSRDLHTDIFLSKIIRAREKIAPQGDCSNTTLKSKQKADKIFNRLLPNKNEILFEFDRNREFFEHLLKTKIEIKLSINPNDLPSFNFLKQTFKISSPYIVLFIGAGMEFRKWDIKNFSNIACYIIKKYHHHIVLCSGKEDIQNAKIIESGIPNLSKLKIHNLVGKITLLELGAIINYSNMLISNETSAPHLATALNTPCITISNGNHLSRFTPPNFYTNYHLILHPSLKGEIRYHSQTFNQPNYQSKLNINEITPEMLYLIIDNLLKEQ, encoded by the coding sequence ATGAAAACTTTCTTTAAAAAAATTTTAAAGAAAATCAGAAATTTAATATTTTCAATTATAGATTCTTGCGCCTGCCATACTGCGCCAAAATTTAATCCCCAATCCTTGATTATCATTCGAACTGATGCTATTGGAGACTATATTTTATTTCGAAATTTTTTAGAAGTCTTAAAAAAATTTTATCCCAATTATCAAATCACTTTTTTGGGAAATAGTATTTATCAAGATTTTGCCTTGCACTTAGACGGCAAGTTTATTGATCAGTTTATCTGGTTTGATAGGAATGCTTTTCTTAAAAATCCTTTTTATAGAGCAAAATTTATTGCCTCTGTTACCAAGATAACTTATGATTACCTACTCGACCCCATCTACTCTAGAGATCTGCATACAGACATTTTCTTATCAAAAATTATCCGTGCAAGAGAAAAAATAGCTCCTCAAGGTGATTGTTCCAATACTACTTTAAAATCCAAACAAAAAGCCGATAAAATTTTTAATCGCTTGCTCCCAAATAAAAACGAAATTTTATTTGAATTTGATAGAAATAGGGAATTTTTTGAGCATTTATTAAAAACAAAAATTGAAATCAAGCTTTCTATAAATCCTAACGATTTGCCCTCTTTTAATTTTCTTAAACAAACCTTCAAGATTTCATCACCCTATATTGTGCTTTTTATCGGTGCAGGTATGGAATTTAGAAAATGGGATATAAAAAATTTTTCCAACATTGCTTGCTATATCATCAAAAAATACCATCATCATATTGTCTTATGTTCAGGTAAAGAAGATATACAAAATGCAAAAATAATTGAATCTGGAATTCCTAATCTTTCAAAACTCAAAATTCATAATCTCGTAGGGAAAATCACACTTTTAGAATTAGGGGCAATCATCAATTATAGCAATATGTTAATCTCTAATGAAACCTCTGCACCCCATCTGGCAACTGCTCTAAATACTCCCTGCATTACAATCTCAAATGGCAACCACCTATCTCGCTTTACTCCACCAAATTTTTACACCAATTATCATCTCATCTTACATCCTAGCCTCAAAGGAGAGATAAGATATCATAGTCAAACCTTTAATCAGCCGAATTACCAAAGCAAACTTAATATCAATGAGATCACTCCTGAAATGCTCTATCTGATTATTGATAATCTCCTCAAAGAGCAATAG
- a CDS encoding glycosyltransferase, whose protein sequence is MKILHLVSQDFGGAGRAALRLHLSLLALSELNKPIESIMLVQDKSSDSINVLRLAKTKPQKIMEKLRPLIASLPLLFYPKRHKDIFSANGLSNNVLLKAIEKINPDIVHLHWINNGFFNIKDLKKIKAPLIWSLHDANAYTGGCHIVPTTCIQVGNHCKKCPLLDSKFSFDLSYHTFETKNKTYKNLNLTINGLSHWISQCAKNSALLKNKKIINLPNPINTELYCPINKDIALEILKLSNSKKTIVFGAINATAIGRKGYVQLKEALKILKNKQEIRTIIFGASKNGTNDSKDNETIETHYLGYLHDDISLKLIYNAADIVIVPSLAENLSNTIMESLSCGTPVVAFDTGGNSDMIEHQKNGYLAKKFDCNDLAKGIEWILNLSPASYKLISQNARKKVLEHFESSLVAKMYIKAYEDILGGGGGKQTLILYSFLSYLYLLHIYSFLIARNIKESR, encoded by the coding sequence TTGAAAATATTACATTTAGTATCCCAAGATTTTGGCGGAGCAGGAAGAGCAGCCTTAAGGCTACATTTAAGCCTCCTTGCCCTATCTGAATTAAATAAACCCATAGAATCAATTATGCTTGTCCAAGATAAAAGTAGCGATTCAATAAATGTTTTACGCCTTGCAAAAACAAAACCACAAAAAATAATGGAAAAACTCCGTCCTTTAATAGCCTCCTTACCTTTGTTATTTTATCCTAAAAGGCATAAAGACATATTCTCTGCCAATGGTTTAAGTAACAATGTTTTACTCAAGGCTATTGAAAAAATCAATCCTGATATTGTTCATCTACATTGGATTAATAATGGTTTTTTCAATATCAAAGATTTAAAAAAAATCAAAGCCCCACTCATTTGGAGTTTGCACGATGCCAACGCATATACAGGCGGCTGTCACATAGTACCAACGACTTGCATACAGGTTGGCAATCACTGCAAAAAATGCCCATTATTGGATTCAAAATTTTCCTTTGATTTGAGCTACCACACTTTTGAGACAAAAAATAAAACTTATAAAAATCTCAATCTAACTATCAATGGTCTCAGCCATTGGATCTCCCAATGTGCAAAAAATTCTGCTCTTTTAAAAAATAAAAAAATTATCAATCTTCCCAATCCCATCAATACTGAACTTTATTGCCCAATAAACAAAGATATTGCACTTGAAATCTTAAAGCTTTCTAATTCTAAAAAAACCATTGTATTTGGAGCGATTAATGCCACTGCAATCGGTAGAAAAGGTTATGTGCAACTTAAAGAAGCTCTCAAAATTTTAAAAAACAAACAAGAAATTAGAACGATTATTTTTGGAGCAAGCAAAAATGGAACAAACGATTCAAAAGATAACGAAACAATCGAAACTCATTATTTGGGCTATCTCCACGATGATATCAGTTTAAAATTAATTTATAACGCTGCAGATATAGTTATTGTGCCAAGTTTGGCAGAAAACCTAAGCAATACAATTATGGAATCCTTATCTTGTGGCACACCCGTAGTGGCTTTTGATACAGGAGGAAATTCTGATATGATAGAACACCAAAAAAATGGTTACTTAGCAAAAAAATTTGACTGCAATGATTTGGCCAAAGGCATTGAATGGATTTTAAATCTTTCTCCTGCTTCCTATAAATTAATCAGTCAAAATGCACGAAAAAAAGTTTTAGAACATTTTGAATCTTCATTAGTTGCTAAAATGTATATTAAAGCTTATGAAGATATCTTAGGAGGGGGGGGGGGCAAACAAACTTTAATCCTCTATAGTTTTCTTTCTTATCTCTATCTACTCCATATCTATAGTTTTTTAATTGCCCGAAATATCAAAGAAAGTCGATGA
- a CDS encoding glycosyltransferase — protein sequence MSSLAPVLITVYDRLDCLQNAIASLKTNNECNKTDLYIVSDYAYQEEHKKIISQIREYIKNIKGFQKVEGIFWDHNKGSFNSAQDAMKYLFSKYDKVIFFEDDILVSNRFLEYMNNALEFYKDDQRIISIASHRHHKIKIPKEYPYDVFLLKIYSPWGSAIWKDRYESIDWELKDVDSFLKDKEQIKAFNNISTHMLPILLDMLNKKKKYGDAIICYNMLKSKRYTLFPIEPLSVNRGHDGRGEHCVEDIELQNQVLAMDFYPSLTKNLPYDTTIGKMHHKVFYSFRRDFLEPFLKKIYLYRPLRFLKKQIEKIIFPRKKFWKSY from the coding sequence TTGAGCTCGCTTGCCCCTGTTCTTATCACTGTTTATGATAGGCTTGATTGCCTTCAAAATGCAATCGCATCATTAAAAACAAACAATGAGTGCAACAAAACCGATCTTTATATCGTCTCAGATTATGCATATCAAGAAGAGCATAAAAAAATAATTTCGCAAATCAGGGAATATATTAAAAATATTAAAGGATTTCAAAAGGTAGAGGGGATTTTTTGGGATCATAACAAAGGTAGTTTTAATTCCGCCCAAGATGCAATGAAATATCTATTTAGCAAATATGATAAGGTTATTTTCTTTGAAGATGATATATTAGTTTCCAATCGATTTTTAGAATATATGAATAATGCCCTAGAATTTTATAAAGATGATCAAAGAATTATTTCAATTGCTTCGCACAGACACCATAAAATTAAAATACCAAAAGAATATCCCTACGATGTATTTTTGCTTAAAATTTACTCACCCTGGGGAAGTGCGATCTGGAAAGACAGATATGAAAGCATTGATTGGGAGTTAAAAGATGTTGATTCATTTCTTAAGGACAAAGAGCAAATAAAAGCTTTTAATAATATCTCCACTCATATGCTCCCAATTTTACTTGATATGCTCAATAAGAAAAAAAAATATGGTGATGCGATCATCTGCTACAATATGCTAAAATCCAAGCGTTATACATTATTTCCTATTGAACCTTTGTCTGTCAATAGAGGTCACGATGGAAGAGGCGAGCATTGCGTTGAAGATATAGAATTGCAAAACCAAGTACTTGCGATGGATTTTTACCCAAGTCTGACTAAAAATTTACCCTATGATACAACTATAGGCAAAATGCATCATAAAGTTTTTTATTCTTTTCGCAGAGATTTTTTAGAACCATTTTTAAAAAAAATTTATCTTTATCGACCCTTAAGATTTCTTAAAAAACAAATTGAAAAAATTATCTTTCCTCGCAAAAAATTTTGGAAATCTTATTGA
- a CDS encoding 3'(2'),5'-bisphosphate nucleotidase CysQ, protein MLIKQDFLYSVIELALQAGKIILKYYKNTHFELKKDGTPLSQADLQSHYFLTHELQKMNYAPVCSEEDPMEYQDRKDLPFLWLLDPLDGTKDFLAQNDGFTVNIALLKNNLPILGVVYAPALKELYYATKNNGAYFCQIQETFNPDNSISLNCFNANNSRKPIACISNFHNTKETQEFIQRYNLETLKLGSSLKLCALASKKADIYPRFNGTKEWDTAASDIILSESGGIILDIETKKILSYNKPDLRNNYFIAFSKDQINGKIYRDFHS, encoded by the coding sequence ATGCTTATAAAACAAGATTTTTTATATTCAGTTATTGAATTAGCTCTACAAGCAGGTAAAATTATCCTAAAATATTATAAAAATACACACTTTGAACTTAAAAAAGATGGAACTCCCTTGAGTCAAGCAGATTTACAATCGCATTATTTTCTTACTCACGAACTCCAAAAAATGAATTATGCGCCTGTCTGCTCTGAAGAGGATCCTATGGAATATCAAGATAGAAAAGATTTGCCATTTTTATGGCTTTTAGATCCCCTTGATGGCACTAAAGATTTTCTAGCTCAAAACGATGGTTTTACTGTTAATATCGCACTTTTAAAAAACAATCTCCCTATTCTTGGTGTTGTCTATGCCCCAGCTCTTAAAGAACTCTATTATGCAACCAAAAACAATGGTGCTTATTTTTGTCAAATACAAGAAACATTTAATCCAGATAATTCTATTTCTTTAAACTGCTTCAATGCAAACAATTCAAGAAAGCCTATCGCTTGCATAAGCAATTTTCACAATACTAAAGAAACCCAAGAATTCATTCAGCGCTACAATCTTGAAACCCTTAAATTAGGTTCATCACTTAAGCTATGTGCTCTTGCTTCAAAAAAGGCTGATATCTACCCAAGATTCAATGGTACAAAAGAATGGGATACTGCAGCAAGCGATATTATTCTCTCTGAAAGCGGGGGAATCATCTTAGATATAGAAACAAAAAAGATTCTATCCTATAACAAGCCCGATCTCAGGAATAATTATTTTATTGCCTTCTCTAAAGACCAAATAAATGGGAAGATTTATCGCGACTTTCATTCCTGA
- a CDS encoding phosphocholine cytidylyltransferase family protein — MKALILAAGRGTRLAPLTNTIPKCMVPYQNKPIIDYELDALKCNGIEEIAIVGGYLYPVLQNYLKDNNLRFFINDRFMVTNMVATMFCAKDFMLECVNDKQDLIISYADIIYKHNVVEKLKNFKAELAIIIDKDWEKLWRERFEDPLIDAETLKIKGDKIVEIGKKPTSIQEIQGQYIGLFKISYDFLSVVIDFYETLDKNAIYDGKDFDNMYMTSFLQALIHNYQNASPVFIHRGWTEIDVLEDLKVCL; from the coding sequence ATGAAAGCTCTTATTTTAGCAGCAGGCAGAGGTACGAGGTTAGCACCACTTACAAATACGATTCCTAAATGTATGGTTCCTTACCAAAATAAGCCCATTATTGATTATGAACTCGATGCTCTCAAATGCAATGGCATTGAAGAAATTGCTATTGTAGGCGGTTATTTATATCCGGTTTTGCAAAATTATCTCAAAGATAACAATCTACGATTTTTTATCAATGATCGTTTTATGGTAACCAATATGGTTGCCACAATGTTTTGTGCAAAAGATTTTATGCTTGAATGCGTAAATGATAAACAAGATTTAATTATTTCTTATGCAGATATTATTTACAAACATAATGTTGTTGAAAAATTGAAAAATTTTAAAGCAGAACTTGCAATCATTATAGATAAAGACTGGGAAAAACTCTGGAGAGAGCGTTTTGAAGATCCTCTGATTGATGCTGAAACACTAAAAATCAAAGGAGATAAAATCGTAGAAATCGGCAAAAAACCAACATCCATTCAAGAGATACAAGGGCAATATATTGGTCTTTTTAAAATTTCGTATGATTTTTTATCTGTTGTAATTGACTTTTATGAAACTCTCGATAAAAACGCCATTTATGATGGAAAAGATTTTGACAATATGTATATGACAAGTTTTTTGCAAGCCCTTATTCATAATTATCAAAATGCTTCGCCTGTTTTTATCCACAGAGGTTGGACAGAAATAGACGTTTTGGAAGATTTAAAAGTATGCTTATAA